The genomic DNA AATTGCCTTTTTTAATCTCCTCCAGTGCTTCCTCTATAGTATTAAACTTTGCCATTTTAACCCTCCTCATATAAATCCATTTTCTCTTAAAAAATCTCTATCTATTTTACTTTCACTTTCCTTTTTTCCACTTTGTAAAAACCTTTCAACATATTTCCCAATTACATCACATTCAATATTGACTAAATCTTTTATATTCTTCTTATTTAATGCAGTAGATTCTTTAGTATGAGGAATTATTGATACTTTGAACATTTCTTCATCTACATAGCCTACCGTAAGACTCACTCCATCTATGGCAACAGAACCTTTATAAACTATATATTTTAATATTTCTTTAGGAGCAACTACACTTATCCATATAGCATTTCCTTCACTTTTAAACTCTTTTATGGCACCAGTTCCATCTATATGTCCGGATACTACATGTCCCCCCAATCTATCTCCAATTTTTAATGCTC from Sporanaerobacter acetigenes DSM 13106 includes the following:
- a CDS encoding riboflavin synthase, coding for MFTGLVEEVGKVLDIVNENKIWTITFECKKIVENISIGDSIAVNGVCLTVNEFDENLFKANVMAETIRKTNLGFLKSGSLVNLERALKIGDRLGGHVVSGHIDGTGAIKEFKSEGNAIWISVVAPKEILKYIVYKGSVAIDGVSLTVGYVDEEMFKVSIIPHTKESTALNKKNIKDLVNIECDVIGKYVERFLQSGKKESESKIDRDFLRENGFI